DNA from Desulfovibrio sp. X2:
GCCGGTGCCGCCCTTCTTGCGCGAGAAATAGGGCTCGAAGATGCGCGAGCGCTCCTCCTCGCTGAGCCCTGGGCCGTCGTCGCGCACCTCGACCACGACCAGGCGGAGGATGGGGTCGTGGAAGGCCGAGACCTCCACGTGTCCCCGGCCCTGCAGGGCCTCGGCCGCGTTGCCGAGCAGGTTCAGGAGCACGCGGCGCATGCCCTCGGCGTCGAAGGAGAGGCGCGGCAGGTCCGCGGCCGCGTCGAGCGACCAGGCGATGCCGGTGTGGCTCGTGGAGAAGACCGCGACGACCTCTTCCAGGAGCGGACGCAGGTTGCCGGGGCGCAGGACCATCTCGGGCAGCTTGGCGAAGGCCGAGAACTCCTGCACCATCTCCTGCATGTGCTCCACCTGGCGCACGATGAGCCGGGTGGATTCCCGGAACACGGGGTCCTCGATCTCCGGGCCGAAGCGCTTCTCCAGGCGCTGCGCCGAGAGCTTGATGGGCGTGAGGGGGTTCTTGATCTCGTGCGCGATGCGCCGCGCGACCTCGCGCCAGGCGGCCACGCGCTGCATCTTCTCGAGCTCGGTGATGTCCTCGATGAGCGCCACGAGCCCCGCCCGGCCGCCGTCCGGCAGCCTGAGCTCCACGACGTTGATGAGCAGTTTCATCTCCCGCGAGCCGAGGGAGATGAGCGACTGCTCCTGCCACTGCCCCCCGGGCTGCGTCGCGGGGATGTCGATGAGGCGCTGCATGAGCCTTCTGTGCTCGCCGACCAGCCCTTCCAGGGGCGGACGGCCGATGAGGGAGCGGGCGTCCAGGCCGAGCATGGACTCGGCCGCGCGGTTGACCGTGTTCACACGGCCCTCGCTGTCCAGTGAGACGACCGCCGCGGTGATGTTGTTGAGCAGGGCCTCGATGTAGGAGCCGCGCGCCTCGAGCTCCATGTTCTGCTGGTTCAGGCGCTGGTTGGCCTGGGTCAGCCGCTCCTGGCTCTCCTGCAGGTCCTCGGCCATGCGGTTGAAGGACTGGACCAGGAAACCGAGCTCGTCCGTGGACTTGTCCTCCAGGCGCACGGAGAGGTCTCCGCGCGCGATGCGCTGCGTGCCCACGGCCAGGGCCTGCACGGGCGCGGAAATCTCCTTGGCCAGGCGGAAGCCGAACCAGACCGAGCCCAGGATGATGCTGCCGGTCATGAGCCCCATGGTCAGGTAGAGGGCCGCCTTGAGCGGGCTCTTCAGCGCCCTGAGCTTCTTGTACTCCTCCACGCCGTTCACGACCCGGTCCATCTTGGCCAGCATGCCGGCCCCGAGCCCCTCGCCGAGCACGAGGTAGCCGGTGTGCCCCTTGTCCACGGCGAGCACGGCCACGACGACGTCCTGGCCCGGCCCGGAGAGGAGGTTCGAGACGTAGCCCCTCCCCTCGGCCAGGGCCTTCCAGTCGATGGAGGCGCGGAACTCGCGCCAGGGGCCCTCGAAGTCCGGGTCCTGATGCCAGTTCTGCTCGCGCCTGTCCGGGGTGAGCACGCCGATGAGGCCGAGCCCGAGCTGGTCCTTCTTCTCGCCCAGGAACTGGTCCATGCCGCTGCCGCCCCAGGTGTAGCGGCGGGCGCGGATGTCGGCCTCTATGCTGCGGGCCACGAGCAGGGGACGCTCGCGCAGGATGGCGTAGATGTCCTGGCCGAGCCCGAGCGACTGCTCCATGGAGCCCTCGATCTTGGACTGGAACCAGTAGTCGATGCCGGTGCGCACGTACTGCACGGCCACGACGAACATGAGCAGCGTCGGCACCAGGGTGAGGACCATGAAGGACAGCACGAGGCGCGTTCGCAGCCGCGAGCCGAGCACCCGGCGCTTGCGGTCCAGGAGCAGCTTCACGACGTTGCGCACGACGACGAAGAGGATGACCGCGAGGAGGACGAAGTTGAAGTTGAAGATGGGCAGGAAAAGATAGGAATCGAGGCCGATGTACTTGAGCTCGCCCCAGGTCAGGGCCACGATGAGCAGGGCGCCCAGGGCGGCCAGCCAGAGTTCGCGCTGGCGGCGCTTGCGCTCCTGCGTGGGGATGTCGCTCACGCGGATGGGCTCGCCGTTCTGGCCCATGTCGCCCTGCGGCGCGTCGTTTCGCCTGTCCTGACGTTTCGCCATGGGCCCTCACCCGCTCTAGTAGGCGAATTCCAGGCGGTAGGTGGTGGGCGGGATGACGTCCCAGGACCAGAAGAAGAGCGTGGTCCGAAGCCAGGTGGGCACGTCCTTGCGCGCAAGGCGCATCTCGAAGTCGAGCAGGTAGTCGTGGCCGCGTTCGAGCACGCTCCACGGCGCCATGTCGAGCTCCACGTCGCTCCACAGCTTCTCTATCAGGGGAGCCAAAGAGGGACCGCGCAGGATCTTCTCCACGCCGGGACGGGAGGCGTGGAACTGACGGCTCAGCGCGTCGTAGCCGACGAGCCCCACGAGCTCCTTGTGGGCCACAGTGGCGTCGGCCCAGGCCGTGCGCTTGCGCTTGAGCGTCACCTGGACCACGAGGCCGAGCTCGCCGCCGTTGGCGAGCTCCTCCTCGACGCGCGAGATGTCGTCGATGTGCAGGCCGAAGCGCACGCTCACGGACTGGGCGTTGTTGGCCAGGAGGAAGCGGTCGAGGATCAGGTGCTGCGCCCGGGCAGGCGCTGGATGGAGCAGCAGCGCCGCGCACAAAAACGGCAGCAGCGCTAGCAAGAACCGGCGCGAGGCCGGAAGGGAGTGAAGGATTCGTGATATCTGCATCGGTCGTCCGCCGGGCGCCTGTGAACCTACGTGAAGCCCAGAGCTTTGACAACTCGCCGCGCCGAAGCTAGTCTCCCCCACCCTGCGGTCGCGCCCTGCGAAGG
Protein-coding regions in this window:
- a CDS encoding PAS domain-containing sensor histidine kinase — encoded protein: MAKRQDRRNDAPQGDMGQNGEPIRVSDIPTQERKRRQRELWLAALGALLIVALTWGELKYIGLDSYLFLPIFNFNFVLLAVILFVVVRNVVKLLLDRKRRVLGSRLRTRLVLSFMVLTLVPTLLMFVVAVQYVRTGIDYWFQSKIEGSMEQSLGLGQDIYAILRERPLLVARSIEADIRARRYTWGGSGMDQFLGEKKDQLGLGLIGVLTPDRREQNWHQDPDFEGPWREFRASIDWKALAEGRGYVSNLLSGPGQDVVVAVLAVDKGHTGYLVLGEGLGAGMLAKMDRVVNGVEEYKKLRALKSPLKAALYLTMGLMTGSIILGSVWFGFRLAKEISAPVQALAVGTQRIARGDLSVRLEDKSTDELGFLVQSFNRMAEDLQESQERLTQANQRLNQQNMELEARGSYIEALLNNITAAVVSLDSEGRVNTVNRAAESMLGLDARSLIGRPPLEGLVGEHRRLMQRLIDIPATQPGGQWQEQSLISLGSREMKLLINVVELRLPDGGRAGLVALIEDITELEKMQRVAAWREVARRIAHEIKNPLTPIKLSAQRLEKRFGPEIEDPVFRESTRLIVRQVEHMQEMVQEFSAFAKLPEMVLRPGNLRPLLEEVVAVFSTSHTGIAWSLDAAADLPRLSFDAEGMRRVLLNLLGNAAEALQGRGHVEVSAFHDPILRLVVVEVRDDGPGLSEEERSRIFEPYFSRKKGGTGLGLTIARSIVSDHHGFLRVRPNEPNGTVFVIELPLA
- a CDS encoding DUF4390 domain-containing protein produces the protein MQISRILHSLPASRRFLLALLPFLCAALLLHPAPARAQHLILDRFLLANNAQSVSVRFGLHIDDISRVEEELANGGELGLVVQVTLKRKRTAWADATVAHKELVGLVGYDALSRQFHASRPGVEKILRGPSLAPLIEKLWSDVELDMAPWSVLERGHDYLLDFEMRLARKDVPTWLRTTLFFWSWDVIPPTTYRLEFAY